In Rhodanobacter denitrificans, a single window of DNA contains:
- a CDS encoding c-type cytochrome, whose translation MKRAIITVMILCVVVIAGVGAFVGSGVYNIGADAHHTKPVYALMQALRQRSIAHHAKDIVVPKLDDPPLILKGAGQYAAMCTGCHLAPGMAENEMRPGLYPKPPELAKFRPDPRAAFWVIKHGIKMSAMPAWGASHDDATIWSMVAFLQKLPGMTPAQYRDMVAKAPPDEDMHSHGDADEDAHGGGTMAGMDMGEDGGHSHAASAQGDHGHATPASSAAAAPLSLAGMQPKAAPAAEAAAQAFHAALQRGDRAAVLALLAPDASISEGGRTESRDEYAGGHLGEDIAFLKTARITPVSLGSMPMGDTAMVGSESDLQATIKGKPAMLRSREMLNLRKDGDSWKIVSVQWETAPVPAE comes from the coding sequence ATGAAACGAGCCATCATCACCGTCATGATTCTCTGCGTCGTCGTCATCGCCGGCGTCGGTGCCTTCGTCGGGTCCGGCGTCTACAACATCGGTGCCGACGCCCACCACACGAAACCGGTCTACGCGCTGATGCAGGCGCTGCGCCAACGTTCGATCGCGCACCACGCGAAGGACATCGTCGTGCCCAAGCTTGACGACCCGCCGCTGATCCTCAAGGGCGCCGGCCAGTATGCGGCGATGTGCACCGGCTGCCACCTGGCACCAGGCATGGCCGAAAACGAAATGCGCCCCGGCCTGTACCCGAAGCCGCCCGAGCTGGCGAAATTCCGGCCCGACCCGCGCGCGGCGTTCTGGGTGATCAAGCACGGCATCAAGATGAGCGCGATGCCGGCGTGGGGCGCCAGTCACGACGACGCCACCATCTGGAGCATGGTGGCGTTCCTGCAGAAGCTGCCCGGCATGACACCCGCGCAGTACAGGGACATGGTGGCGAAGGCGCCGCCGGACGAGGACATGCACAGCCATGGCGACGCCGACGAGGACGCGCATGGCGGCGGCACCATGGCGGGCATGGACATGGGCGAGGATGGCGGCCACAGCCATGCGGCATCGGCGCAGGGCGACCACGGGCATGCGACGCCCGCCAGCTCCGCGGCGGCCGCGCCGTTGTCGCTTGCGGGAATGCAGCCCAAGGCAGCGCCGGCCGCCGAGGCCGCGGCGCAGGCCTTCCACGCGGCCCTGCAGCGCGGCGACCGTGCGGCGGTGCTCGCCCTGCTGGCGCCCGACGCCAGCATCAGCGAGGGCGGCCGCACGGAGTCCCGCGATGAATACGCGGGCGGCCATCTGGGCGAGGACATCGCCTTCCTGAAAACGGCGCGGATCACGCCGGTCTCGCTGGGCTCGATGCCGATGGGCGACACCGCGATGGTCGGCAGCGAAAGCGACCTGCAGGCCACGATCAAGGGCAAGCCGGCCATGCTGCGCAGCCGCGAGATGCTCAACCTCAGGAAGGATGGCGACAGCTGGAAGATCGTGTCCGTCCAGTGGGAAACCGCCCCCGTGCCAGCAGAATGA
- a CDS encoding DUF411 domain-containing protein has translation MKRWLSRAGISLLFAMLFAPVALAANAFDVYSDPSCGCCGAWVEYMRAHGYTVSVHQDQPMAAVKARFGVPARAMSCHTAVIDGYVVEGHVPVEDIRRLLAERPDAIGLAAPGMPMGSPGMDTGRSERYEVVLIGRDGSTRVYATHGPGA, from the coding sequence ATGAAGCGTTGGCTTTCCCGCGCGGGCATCAGCCTGCTGTTTGCGATGTTGTTCGCGCCGGTGGCGCTGGCGGCGAACGCGTTCGATGTCTACAGTGACCCGTCCTGCGGCTGCTGCGGCGCATGGGTCGAGTACATGCGCGCGCACGGCTACACCGTCAGCGTGCACCAGGATCAGCCGATGGCGGCGGTGAAAGCGCGCTTCGGCGTGCCAGCCCGTGCCATGTCCTGCCACACCGCGGTGATCGACGGCTACGTGGTCGAGGGGCACGTGCCGGTGGAGGACATCCGTCGCCTGCTGGCCGAACGGCCCGACGCGATCGGCCTGGCCGCGCCGGGCATGCCGATGGGTTCGCCGGGGATGGATACGGGTAGGTCCGAGCGCTACGAGGTGGTGCTGATCGGCCGCGACGGCTCGACCCGCGTTTATGCGACGCACGGCCCGGGTGCGTGA